The genomic stretch CTCTGGGTATCGCTGGAATTCAGCTTTCCTCTGTCTAAGGGCCTCTGTAAGGCTTGGATAAAAGCTTGGGCTCTGAACTGGAAGAAACCCTAATGTCCCAAAGCTCCACAACAGTTTACAGGAGTCCTTACTCCTGCAGTGTGGCACCAATGATGGAATTCTCTCGGCGATAGCCATGAGGATGTTATCATTGCGGTAATGCAACGCTGAACACGCCAGTGCCACATGCATCAGCCCCTTGACACCCATCCTGTGGGCCCGTCGAGGCACTTCCAGAGTCATGGCCTCCATCCACGACCAATGATACAGGTAACTGAAACGCAGGTATTTCAGCACATTCACCATGGCAAAGTCACTCATCTCCCCCACAAAGGAGTGTGCCTTATCAACAATACCAGTCACTGCACCCTCAGAAATTGAAGCCTGGGATTTAAAGAGCGCCAGGCATACAGTGCCAACCTCCTCAGGGTGTAGTTGTTGTAAGTGGCGCATGAGTAGCTGCACTACAGGATGGATCAAGTCTTTTGGGCACCGCCTACTTTCTCCCATTATATACAACAGTTGGATTAACTCAGGAACTTCCATCTGTCCCAGATACAAATGGACCGATTTATAGAGGTGCTGTAAGAACTGGGGGACCTGCCTCCCAATACAGCGCCATAAGTCAGCAGCTAACAGCAACTGGTGTAAACTCATCTTGTTGGCTCGGCAGCTCAGCTCAGCCTCATACAGTCCAAGAACAGTGTGGGCAGAGGGGATATCCAGCCACACAAATGACTGCAGCACCTCCAGCAGCTGAGGTTGAGTAAAGAGGCGCAGGTTTTCCACAGAATACCGGAGGAGCATGATGAAGCGTTGGTCACTCCTCACTAATGACATCTTATCTGGGTGCAAGAGGCTGAGCTCCGCGAGAAACTGAGACACATCAGACGGTTTCATGCTGCCTTTTAGAACAGTCACTTTTTGGAGAAGCTGCAAGGCCCTTTCCCATTCGATTGAGAGAGGACGCTGGTTGAGGTCAAAGCTAATGGAGGCATACTCTGACCGGCACTTGAGAAAGGCACGTGTATCTACTTTAACATCAGGCGATATAGGTTTTCTGTGGTACAGTGATGGTAATGGCATTTTGGGATCAGGGCCTTTGTTGAACGCCAAGTCAAGCAATGTGTTTTTGGAGCTGGAAAGATGCCGTGAGCAACTCACACTGTAGCGATTGCTCTGTTGCCAGAGGGAAGACGCGAGAGTAGAGAGACACTGTTCTTCCTCATCATTATCTGTTTGGCTCCGGGTATTTGCACAGTTCCACACTGTGTGGTGATATGAAGAAGGGTTGTAGTGCAGCCTGTAGCCTCCTTGGAGAGAGGATTCCTCGTCTCGCAAagctcctctctttccctcctgcTCACTGGTCTCATCCTCTGCTTTGCTATTCACATGCTGAGCCTGGGCAAAATCCTTTCTCAAGCCTCTGAGGTAGCGCAGCCTGGGCACCCGCCGACACAGCACACAGGCAGCCATCAATCTGCcagactgaaaacaaaacaacatggtTTTAAATGACAGCTAGTATTAAGTCAACCAAACACCCAATTCCTAATGTGGCACGCAGCAATTTAAACACAAAGTCtatatattgatttttttttttgagaggggAGGAATTATTTTATCTGTAAATCAATTTCACTTTGAATTCTGTTTGAGATGCCAGAGGCCAATATaattgatgcaaaaaaaaaaaaaagagtggacGTTGACTTAAAAATAAGTGAGACATTTAACAATTCAATACACAGATAAGTATTTCCTTTATTAGGGATGCACTGATCCGATTTTTTCAGTCCTGTTACTGATACTTGGGCTTGAGGTAACAACTGATGCTGAGTACCGATCTGATATCAGTTGTTTAATTAATAGTATGTATGCCTCACTGTGTGGAAGAGACTGGgatcattattttatgtgtgtCAAAATCAGGCTTGAATTAAACATTGCTTTCCTAACTTTGTAAGACataatgtaacaaataaatactttagATATAAATGTACTAATTGTACAGATTGGCACATGGTCACCACCAATGCCAAATCCAGATATTTGAGTCTGTACTGAACATCTATTCTTTATAATGATATGTAAGTCTATGTCATTATTTCAGAGCCTGACTTTGAACTACCACTGAAGTTTTCTAAAAAGTTTTGAACGTGTTGTGTTTAATATAATCAAATCCAGGTAACTGTAATTAACTGCGAATGGCAGTTTGAACTTGTTTCCTAGCTAATATGTATGTATCACTATTGTCTGAAGCCgtttttaatcaaatatgaTGAATGCTGAATATACATATTTGATTCCAAATGTTTAATGCATTCACACTACATTTactgaacatgaaatcaatgACTTGTCAAACACAGTACAAAATGAGTGATTATAATTTAACTCCCTCACTttaaacaaaaaagcattaattcATTTCCACTTGCTATTATATTCATATCTGTGTAAAACACCATCTATAGACACCTGTCAtgaacatttcctgctttagtGCCTGTCGTTTAAGTGAGAGCGTGtgacaggagggaggacagcTTAACGGTTGTCATTTTGCCGCCTCAGTCTAGACATTGATCATACATAATTTCTGTTGACAGgctgatcacacacactcagcaaaCACTCAgcaatttgaaatattttctcagTTATAGATgtattgttgctgttgttgtaatATAGTTACAATGCTTTGCCCAACATGCCTAAGTTTAGCCAACATGAATTGACACGCTCCTCCTTAAAGTCTCCCACCagtcaaaatgtgtttcttcttgtttctactgttcactgtgcagaatgatgtatgtgcagcgTTTAACACTAGAAAgctattttcacattcatctgctaaaAGGGGAAAATGTATCTGTTTTCATTGATAATCTGATTTTAAGAGACGGGCCTgcgagcaggatttgtgacattacGACTAATTTGGAAGCCAATTCTGGTTCAATGTTCAGTATACACaactgtgatgtggaaacttaaagcctccagtgcacatacactgagaatgaacttcATAGTGAAGTTGGagacaatgaaaaatgaaaaatattgttcagagattctgttatttttaatgagggagaagaagtAGATGCAATTTAATGGATTTGAATGTGATAATTAGACTTTTTTCTGTAAGACACACTTTATTGTttaaagcagagtatttttgtACGTCTTaatacagacaggtgacaaatgACAGGAAAAACTTGCAAAGGTCTGAATGTGTGATCCCTACAGTGATGGGATCCAGTGCTCTGTTATATTGTTGGGAttattttgctggcatggtttgggtccacatGTCTCCTTAGAGGGAAGTCattgc from Scomber scombrus chromosome 13, fScoSco1.1, whole genome shotgun sequence encodes the following:
- the LOC133993083 gene encoding FAST kinase domain-containing protein 5, mitochondrial, with the translated sequence MAACVLCRRVPRLRYLRGLRKDFAQAQHVNSKAEDETSEQEGKRGALRDEESSLQGGYRLHYNPSSYHHTVWNCANTRSQTDNDEEEQCLSTLASSLWQQSNRYSVSCSRHLSSSKNTLLDLAFNKGPDPKMPLPSLYHRKPISPDVKVDTRAFLKCRSEYASISFDLNQRPLSIEWERALQLLQKVTVLKGSMKPSDVSQFLAELSLLHPDKMSLVRSDQRFIMLLRYSVENLRLFTQPQLLEVLQSFVWLDIPSAHTVLGLYEAELSCRANKMSLHQLLLAADLWRCIGRQVPQFLQHLYKSVHLYLGQMEVPELIQLLYIMGESRRCPKDLIHPVVQLLMRHLQQLHPEEVGTVCLALFKSQASISEGAVTGIVDKAHSFVGEMSDFAMVNVLKYLRFSYLYHWSWMEAMTLEVPRRAHRMGVKGLMHVALACSALHYRNDNILMAIAERIPSLVPHCRSKDSCKLLWSFGTLGFLPVQSPSFYPSLTEALRQRKAEFQRYPEHLLTGLLGLVFVSQFQQDLIALALSPDFVNLALKSKQLELKKDLFTLDGTVALELPEWTGPRLSCELREETEEMLWKFAQSDTCRKPEVQEAESALQELLGSEQFVCTRMILPHTRSIDLEVHVDSTGQPIPVNPAPHMATISSENNSSKFPSNHSWGRINTGVTITDELLAQLTNTKNTTNPVTPSPAVTTSPHRVEPDDDVRLFDTGLNLTSAIAEILTKPSSLSVDPQDSKGTVKLAIQVAHRNHYCYHSRQLLGLHALKRRQLKLAGYKVVELSYQEWFPMLRRSKAEKLAYLHCKIYNSL